The following proteins are co-located in the Penaeus monodon isolate SGIC_2016 chromosome 10, NSTDA_Pmon_1, whole genome shotgun sequence genome:
- the LOC119577776 gene encoding nucleoside diphosphate kinase 7-like has product MASKLFTIALVVALAATLINIYVKNKGETRYLFHTEWYDPVSATVRKFLLSFFPRDNSVEMYDLRSQRLFLKRIAIEGLDEKDFYLGNTIVVLSRQLKITEYADSTTREIISSKRQRTFAMVKPDAVHRLGEVIDVIQSRNFEVSQMKMVQLTRAQAGLFYREHEGRPFFEPLLDYVTSGPVVAMELITTNAVQRWRETLGPTDAELARREAPGTIRAKFGKDKQSNAAHGSDSDVAATREIEFFFPSSKVYDIMVPQTTARFLNNTCCIIKPHAVAEGNLGSILKAIKDEGFEVSALQMFRMDKIQAEEFLEVYKGIVSEYPGMLQQLISGVSVAIEITSIHAGQTPVKFREFVGPADPIVAKELRPNSLRARFGENIVKNALHCSDLPDDGPLEVEYFFKILQ; this is encoded by the exons ATGGCTAGCAAACTATTCACCATCGCACTAGTGGTTGCTTTAGCAGCAACATTGATTAATATCTACGTGAAAAATAAG GGTGAGACTCGGTACCTGTTCCACACAGAATGGTATGACCCCGTGTCTGCAACTGTCCGCAAATTCCTCCTGAGTTTTTTCCCGCGAGATAATTCAGTGGAAATG TATGATTTGCGGTCCCAGCGCCTGTTTTTAAAGCGCATAGCCATTGAGGGGTTAGACGAAAAGGATTTTTACCTCGGCAATACCATAGTTGTACTTTCGAGACAGTTGAAGATCACGGAATATGCAGATTCCACAACCAGGGAAATCATAAGCTCCAAGAGGCAGAG AACCTTTGCAATGGTGAAGCCCGACGCAGTGCACAGACTAGGGGAGGTCATCGACGTGATCCAAAGCAGGAACTTCGAGGTGAGCCAGATGAAGATGGTGCAACTGACGCGAGCTCAAGCGGGACTGTTTTACCGCGAGCACGAAGGGCGGCCGTTTTTCGA GCCCCTCCTTGACTACGTAACAAGCGGCCCAGTGGTAGCCATGGAGCTGATCACGACTAATGCCGTACAGCGATGGAGGGAGACCCTAGGCCCTACAGATGCGGAGCTAGCGAGACGCGAGGCACCCGGCACCATCCGTGCCAAGTTCGGGAAGGATAAGCAGTCAAATGCGGCCCACGGCTCGGATTCTGATGTTGCGGCCACTAGG gaaattgagttcttcttcccttcctccaaaGTTTATGACATAATGGTGCCCCAGACGACAGCACGATTCCTGAATAATACATGTTGCATTATTAAACCCCATGCAGTAGCAGAGG GTAACCTGGGCAGCATCCTCAAAGCAATAAAAGATGAGGGATTTGAGGTCTCGGCTCTCCAGATGTTCCGCATGGACAAAATTCAGGCTGAGGAGTTTCTGGAGGTGTACAAAGGCATAGTTAGTGAATATCCA GGTATGCTACAGCAGTTGATCTCGGGTGTTTCCGTTGCCATAGAGATCACGAGCATCCACGCAGGACAGACTCCAGTTAAATTTAGGGAATTTGTAGGACCAGCTGATCCA ATCGTGGCCAAAGAATTGCGGCCCAACAGTCTCAGGGCTCGGTTTGGTGAAAATATCGTCAAGAATGCCCTCCACTGCTCGGATTTGCCGGATGACGGTCCCCTTGAG GTGGAATatttcttcaaaattctccagtAA